ATTAAGTATTGAATCACGAATGGCGCGCAGGCAGTGAGAAGCAGAAAAGCGACTCCAACTGTCAGGCGGATCGAACGCTGGGAAGCGTACCAATCGGCGATCATCAAAACAGGGACGCAAATGATGGGAATTAACTTAAAGCTAATGCTTAATCCCAGTATGGCATAACTGGCGATCGACCAAGCAAGAGATCGACGGCTCGCTTCCAACGAATGAACCCAGCAAAAGGCCCAAGCCATAACCAAAAACAGCAATGCCATGTCAAGGCGATCGTATAACAGGTGCGCAAGAATCGACGTTAAAAGCGTGTAAGTGAAGGCAGCCCACGGTAGCATCTGCGGTCTGCGGACCCAAACAATCCCCAATAGCAAGAGGAACGAGCCGACATCGCACGCGCACATAATTCCGCGAAATACTTGCTTGTAAAATGCCAACGCCGATTTCAGTTGTCGTGGATCTTGCAAATCGGCCGTCGTGTGTGAATCGAGAAGCCGGGGTATGTAGATCGCCCACCAGGCTAGCGGTGGATACTCAATACGCGATTCCCCTTGATAGGGTGTCACGTGTTCGTCAGCGACTTGAACTGCATAGATGAAATATGGGTTTTCGATATCCGATGACCATGCCTGAAAAATACACAAAATGTACACGCGTGACGCAACAAACAATACAATTCCAGCGAACAGTTGAAGCTTCACGTGGTTTTCCAAACGGCGAACCGCCCGCGATGGTTCGGGGCATAACGAAACCTTCGCGGATTGCGTTGGCTTTAAAGGCAAAGAACCGTTTGGCCGCCGATGGCGCATTGGTTGATGCTCATTGGACTGCTGGCGGAAGCCAAAATTGGGCACCGGCCTTATGCCGTTCCATCGCCGGATACAATCGTAAGTGGCGAGTTTGTTGCTATTTCCACATTTAGAGGCAGGGAACGATTCCGCGCACCGGAAACGAGCTGCCCTGCGTTTCGAATTTGCTCGTAACGAGCTCGATTGGCTTCGATGGCGGCTTGTTCGTGCTGCAAATCAATCAATTCATACCACACATTACGCTGCCGCGGGGTATAGCCAAGTTCTTCAATCGAGGCTCGGATTTCGTCCAAAGTAAGATAATGAACTGTGCCCGCCTCTGCTACGACATTCTCTTCAATCATCAGGCTTCCCATATCGTTGGCACCGAACAACAATGCCAACTGACCGATCTTCAATCCTTGGGTTACCCAACTTGATTGGATGTTGGGAAAATTATCCAAATATAGCCGACTAACCGCTTGCGTTTTCAAATACTCAAACGAGCCAGCCGGCGAAACATCGGCCATATCGGTATGTTCCGGTTGAAACGTCCAGCAAATGAACGCGGTGAAGCCGCCAGTTTCGTCTTGCAATTGTCGCAAGCGTTCTAGGTGCTCTATTCGTTCTGCCAGAGTTTCTACATGACCGAACATCATGGTGGCCGTGCTGCGACCGCCAAGATCATGCCAAACGCGGTGCACATTGAGCCAATCGTCCGTCAGCACCTTCCCACGTGTAATCTCGTTGCGAACGCGATCAACAAGAATCTCTCCACCGCCGCCGGGCAAACTTCCCAAACCCGCTGCTTTCAATCGCTCAAGCACCATCAGTAACGGCAGTTTGGAAACTTTCGTGAAATGATGAATTTCCGGCGGACTGAACCCGTGAATATTTACCTGCGGAAAATGTCGCTTGATGTCGCTCAGCAGCTCTTCGTACCATTCCAGATTGAATTGCGGATGCAATCCACCTTGCATCAGAATCTGGTCGCCGCCCAGTTCAACCGTCTCACTAATTTTTTGCAGAAGTTCATGTCGTTCCAATACATAGCCATCGGCATGCTTGGGCGGCCGATAGAACGCACAAAAATCGCACACCGCCGTGCAAATATTCGTGTAGTTGATATTGCGGTCGATATTGTACGTACGAACCGAATCAGGATGCAGTCGGCGCGTAACCGCATCAGCAGCCCGACCGATGCTGGCTAAATCGTGCGATTCTAAAAGCCGCAATGCTTCTGCAGCGCTAATTCGTTCGCCAGCGATAGATTTATCAAGAATCGACTGAATCGATGTCGCAACCATAACTGTTCTTGAATCGTCCGTATTAAATCGAAATACTCATGCCGGCGAATTGAATGCCGGCCGGGGCAAGTCCCAATTCATTAGCTTTCCGGTAAAATAACTGCAATCCGTGGATTTCATCCGGACCGAGATAAAAATGCAAGTGGTCGCGCAAATATGCTAGACATTGGGGAATAGTTAGACCTAATGGAGCAGCCTCCGCTTCCGCGATTTGCTCCAAATTCGTTACGCCGCAGTCACGGGCCTCGGCCAGTGCCGGCTCTAGCTCACGAACGCTAACCCCCTGTCGTGCCACCCACATGGCAAACACGAACGGCAAGCCGACCCAGCGGCACCATTGATCGCCCACATCCCAAACTTCGGCAAAGCGGCCGGGGGGAGAATGAATGGCCCGATCGCCAATTAACAATACCGCATCCGTATTTGCCTCATCCCAAGCGGCGCCAATTGGAAGTGGCCGGCAAACTGGCTCCAGTTGAAATCTCTCCTTAAGCAAAATACGAATCAACGCGGCACTGGTCCGTGAACCCTCATCTAATGCCAAAGTACGAATTTCGGAGACTGGTGTGCGGCAAAACAGCTTTACGCTTAATACAGGCCCACGGCAAGCAATGCAGGCATCGGACACAATAGAATACGCGGGGTCTTGGAAGTATTCAATCGATGGGATTAACGCCACATCGAGCTGACCGGCCGCCAAATGATCGGCTAGCCGACTGGGCAAATCAAAACTCAATTCAACCTGCGGCGCAAATTGTTGCAACCGATAAACCAACGGCTTGGTATTCAAATAATTAACCGCCCCGACCTTGAGGCGTGTGGCCATAATTTCCTCCCGTTGCGACGCAGACGACCTCGTGGCCCACCGTGGCCAGCCTGCATGATTTTCCTTCTCCGATTGTAGAAACTCGCCAGGCATTCGGAAAGTGCGACCTATCGCCGGTCGTGAAACTACTAGAGTTCCAATTTCCGAAACGCTCGCAATCCTACGCGCATGGGCCAAATGGTGGCTACTACGCCGGTGAACAGCGTCAGCGCCATGCCG
This DNA window, taken from Pirellulales bacterium, encodes the following:
- the mqnC gene encoding cyclic dehypoxanthinyl futalosine synthase, with product MVATSIQSILDKSIAGERISAAEALRLLESHDLASIGRAADAVTRRLHPDSVRTYNIDRNINYTNICTAVCDFCAFYRPPKHADGYVLERHELLQKISETVELGGDQILMQGGLHPQFNLEWYEELLSDIKRHFPQVNIHGFSPPEIHHFTKVSKLPLLMVLERLKAAGLGSLPGGGGEILVDRVRNEITRGKVLTDDWLNVHRVWHDLGGRSTATMMFGHVETLAERIEHLERLRQLQDETGGFTAFICWTFQPEHTDMADVSPAGSFEYLKTQAVSRLYLDNFPNIQSSWVTQGLKIGQLALLFGANDMGSLMIEENVVAEAGTVHYLTLDEIRASIEELGYTPRQRNVWYELIDLQHEQAAIEANRARYEQIRNAGQLVSGARNRSLPLNVEIATNSPLTIVSGDGTA
- a CDS encoding menaquinone biosynthesis protein, coding for MATRLKVGAVNYLNTKPLVYRLQQFAPQVELSFDLPSRLADHLAAGQLDVALIPSIEYFQDPAYSIVSDACIACRGPVLSVKLFCRTPVSEIRTLALDEGSRTSAALIRILLKERFQLEPVCRPLPIGAAWDEANTDAVLLIGDRAIHSPPGRFAEVWDVGDQWCRWVGLPFVFAMWVARQGVSVRELEPALAEARDCGVTNLEQIAEAEAAPLGLTIPQCLAYLRDHLHFYLGPDEIHGLQLFYRKANELGLAPAGIQFAGMSISI